The following are encoded together in the Juglans microcarpa x Juglans regia isolate MS1-56 chromosome 2D, Jm3101_v1.0, whole genome shotgun sequence genome:
- the LOC121250783 gene encoding transcription factor TCP4-like, which produces MQSTETMGMKSTGGEIVQVQGGHIVRSTGRKDRHSKVYTAKGLRDRRVRLSAHTAIQFYDVQDRLGYDRPSKAVDWLIKKAKSAIDNLAELPPWHPPGTSNATPEQPDPDGGTAEMTIAEQSESSGYNFQLHRQLAENPDGNSSFIPPSLDSEAITDTLKSLFPTSSATSSINFQSYPPDIISRASNTTQDLGLSLHSFQDHSAPNGQTLFAGSSSVGFDANYQRMVAWNSSASAENRGGFVFSSPTLPQQALLGQGSPFSQRGPLQSSFAPSTRPWDDLPTAASHQQKTQPIHQSSIFGSRFVSEPSFCIPGIIQGEEEQSARRPSSSRTNSRH; this is translated from the coding sequence ATGCAAAGCACAGAAACAATGGGCATGAAGAGCACCGGAGGAGAGATAGTCCAAGTCCAAGGTGGCCACATTGTCCGATCCACGGGCCGCAAAGACAGGCACAGCAAGGTCTACACTGCAAAAGGTCTCCGCGACCGCCGGGTACGGCTCTCGGCGCACACCGCTATTCAATTCTATGATGTTCAAGATCGACTAGGCTACGACCGGCCCAGCAAAGCGGTGGACTGGCTAATCAAGAAGGCCAAGTCCGCCATTGACAATCTAGCTGAGCTACCACCATGGCATCCGCCTGGAACTTCTAATGCTACTCCAGAACAACCAGACCCAGATGGAGGCACAGCAGAAATGACAATAGCAGAACAATCAGAGTCTTCTGGCTACAACTTTCAGCTCCATCGGCAATTAGCTGAAAACCCAGATGGCAATTCAAGCTTCATTCCACCGAGTCTAGACTCTGAGGCCATCACAGACACCTTGAAATCTTTATTCCCGACAAGTTCTGCAACTTCCTCTATCAATTTCCAGAGCTACCCACCTGATATAATTTCAAGAGCCTCCAACACCACCCAAGATCTTGGCCTATCCCTCCACTCTTTCCAGGACCATTCAGCTCCAAACGGCCAGACCCTTTTCGCGGGGTCGTCTTCGGTCGGATTCGACGCCAATTACCAGAGAATGGTAGCTTGGAACAGCAGCGCAAGCGCAGAAAACAGAGGCGGTTTTGTCTTCAGTTCTCCCACGTTGCCACAACAAGCATTGCTGGGCCAAGGCTCACCATTTTCACAGAGGGGACCCCTTCAGTCCAGTTTTGCCCCGTCGACTCGCCCTTGGGACGATCTTCCTACAGCCGCGTCGCACCAGCAGAAAACACAGCCAATTCATCAGTCTTCGATCTTTGGAAGCCGGTTTGTGAGCGAGCCAAGCTTTTGCATTCCAGGGATAATTCAGGGTGAGGAGGAGCAGAGTGCCCGTAGGCCATCCTCTTCGCGTACCAACTCCCGCCATTGA